One Actinosynnema pretiosum DNA segment encodes these proteins:
- a CDS encoding D-alanine--D-alanine ligase family protein, which yields MSNRWVAVLSGGLSHEREVSLRSGRRLSAALRSAGLVVEEWDADGQLLSRLKEHRPDAVVVALHGGEGENGSVQTILELAGVPFVGADSRACRRAWDKPTAKGELSRAGLATPEWAVLPHATFRELGARPVLDSMIDRLGLPLMLKPAQGGSALGAQVVRDAADLPSAMVGCLAYGDTVLAERFVEGVEVAVAVVDGPDGPHALPPVEIVPESGVYDYTSRYTAGLTDFHAPARLDEVAAKAVGELAVSAHRLLGLRDVSRTDAIVAPDGTAHFLEVNVSPGLTETSTLPMAVEAAGTSLGEIYAALIERAVSR from the coding sequence TTGTCCAACCGCTGGGTCGCAGTGCTGTCCGGTGGCCTTTCGCACGAGCGGGAGGTGAGCCTGCGATCCGGTCGGAGGCTCTCCGCCGCCCTGCGCTCGGCCGGTCTGGTCGTGGAGGAGTGGGATGCCGACGGGCAGCTCCTCAGCAGGCTGAAGGAGCACCGGCCGGACGCCGTGGTGGTCGCCCTGCACGGCGGCGAGGGCGAGAACGGCTCGGTGCAGACCATCCTGGAGCTGGCGGGGGTGCCGTTCGTCGGCGCCGACTCGCGCGCGTGCCGCCGGGCGTGGGACAAGCCGACCGCGAAGGGCGAGCTGTCCCGCGCCGGGCTGGCCACGCCGGAGTGGGCCGTCCTGCCGCACGCGACGTTCCGCGAGCTGGGCGCGCGGCCCGTGCTCGACTCGATGATCGACCGGCTGGGCCTGCCGCTGATGCTCAAGCCCGCGCAGGGCGGGTCCGCCCTGGGCGCGCAGGTGGTGCGCGACGCCGCGGACCTGCCGTCCGCGATGGTCGGCTGCCTCGCGTATGGGGACACCGTGCTGGCGGAGCGGTTCGTCGAGGGCGTCGAGGTGGCGGTCGCGGTGGTCGACGGCCCGGACGGGCCGCACGCGCTGCCGCCGGTGGAGATCGTGCCGGAGAGCGGGGTGTACGACTACACGTCCCGGTACACCGCCGGACTGACCGACTTCCACGCGCCCGCGCGCCTGGACGAGGTGGCGGCGAAGGCGGTGGGGGAGCTGGCGGTGTCGGCGCACCGGCTCCTCGGGCTGCGGGACGTGTCGCGGACCGACGCGATCGTGGCGCCGGACGGGACCGCGCACTTCCTCGAGGTGAACGTGTCGCCGGGGCTGACCGAGACCTCGACGCTGCCGATGGCGGTGGAGGCGGCGGGCACGTCGCTCGGGGAGATCTACGCGGCGTTGATCGAGCGCGCGGTGTCCCGCTGA
- a CDS encoding ParB/RepB/Spo0J family partition protein has product MTEQRKGGLGRGLAALIPSGPPPGAPAPLRSVPSGAPARPVAEEPPAAAPPPVEVAGAVYQELPVTSIRTNPKQPRHVFDEDALHELEHSIREFGLMQPIVVRLLKPGQYELVMGERRWRATQLAGLKTIPAIVRQTADDAMLRDALLENIHRVQLNPLEEAAAYQQLLQEFDVTHEELAERIGRSRPVVTNTIRLLKLPLPVQRRVAAGVLSAGHARALLGLDDPGAQEDLATRIVAEGMSVRATEEAVVLARGAEPAKAKQAKRKPVEAPGLQELAERLSDNFDTRVKVELGQRKGRIVVEFGSVDDLERIIGLMSPEGAQQGRSDSMG; this is encoded by the coding sequence ATGACGGAACAGCGCAAGGGTGGCCTGGGGCGCGGGCTCGCGGCCCTCATCCCGAGCGGTCCCCCGCCGGGTGCACCGGCCCCGCTCCGGAGCGTCCCCAGCGGCGCCCCTGCGCGACCGGTCGCCGAGGAGCCGCCCGCCGCCGCTCCCCCGCCCGTCGAGGTGGCGGGCGCGGTGTACCAGGAGCTGCCGGTCACCTCGATCCGGACCAACCCGAAGCAGCCGCGCCACGTGTTCGACGAGGACGCGCTGCACGAGCTGGAGCACTCGATCCGCGAGTTCGGCCTCATGCAGCCGATCGTCGTGCGACTGCTCAAGCCGGGTCAGTACGAACTCGTCATGGGTGAGCGCCGGTGGCGCGCCACCCAGCTCGCCGGCCTGAAGACGATCCCGGCGATCGTCCGCCAGACCGCCGACGACGCGATGCTGCGGGACGCGCTGCTGGAGAACATCCACCGCGTGCAGCTGAACCCGCTCGAAGAGGCGGCGGCGTACCAGCAGCTGCTGCAGGAGTTCGACGTCACCCACGAGGAGCTGGCGGAGCGGATCGGCCGCAGCCGCCCGGTCGTCACCAACACGATCCGGCTGCTGAAGCTCCCGCTCCCCGTGCAGCGCCGGGTGGCGGCGGGCGTGCTGTCGGCCGGTCACGCGCGGGCGCTGCTCGGACTGGACGACCCCGGCGCGCAGGAGGACCTGGCGACCCGGATCGTCGCCGAGGGCATGTCGGTGCGGGCGACCGAGGAGGCCGTCGTGCTGGCGAGGGGCGCGGAGCCCGCGAAGGCGAAGCAGGCCAAGCGGAAGCCGGTGGAGGCGCCGGGGCTGCAGGAGCTGGCGGAGCGGCTGTCGGACAACTTCGACACGCGCGTGAAGGTCGAGCTGGGTCAGCGGAAGGGCCGGATCGTCGTCGAGTTCGGCTCGGTGGACGACCTGGAGCGGATCATCGGTCTCATGTCGCCGGAAGGGGCCCAGCAAGGTCGTTCCGACAGCATGGGATGA
- a CDS encoding ParA family protein, translating to MESRPDDNADPVGDSTVWTPIAEEAARATSVLHPDSLQLPKPTRRRVLTVANQKGGVGKTTSTVNLAAALAIHGLKVLVIDLDPQGNASTALGVEHRSGTPSVYEVLIGEISISEAAQQSTASPNLYCVPATIDLAGAEIELVSMVARESRLKEALSPEALDDFQPDYVFIDCPPSLGLLTVNAMCAAQEVLIPIQCEYYALEGLGQLLRNIELVQAHLNPHLNVSTILLTMYDGRTKLADQVTSEVRGHFGDTVLKTVIPRSVKVSEAPGYGQTILAYDPGSRGAMSYLDAAREIAVYGSEMGLA from the coding sequence CTGGAGTCCCGGCCTGACGACAACGCGGACCCGGTAGGAGACAGCACCGTGTGGACCCCGATCGCGGAGGAAGCAGCTCGCGCCACTAGCGTCCTGCATCCCGACTCCCTCCAACTCCCCAAGCCCACCCGGCGCCGCGTCTTGACCGTGGCGAACCAGAAGGGCGGCGTGGGCAAGACGACCAGCACGGTCAACCTCGCCGCCGCGCTGGCCATCCACGGGCTCAAGGTTCTCGTCATCGACCTCGACCCCCAGGGCAACGCGAGCACGGCGCTCGGCGTCGAGCACCGCTCCGGCACCCCGTCCGTGTACGAGGTGCTGATCGGCGAGATCTCCATCTCCGAGGCCGCCCAGCAGAGCACCGCCTCCCCGAACCTCTACTGCGTGCCCGCCACGATCGACCTCGCGGGCGCCGAGATCGAGCTTGTCTCGATGGTGGCCCGCGAGTCCCGCCTCAAGGAGGCGCTGAGCCCGGAGGCGCTGGACGACTTCCAGCCCGACTACGTGTTCATCGACTGCCCGCCGTCGCTGGGCCTGCTGACGGTCAACGCGATGTGCGCGGCCCAGGAGGTCCTGATCCCGATCCAGTGCGAGTACTACGCGCTGGAGGGGCTCGGTCAGCTCCTGCGGAACATCGAGCTGGTGCAGGCGCACCTCAACCCGCACCTGAACGTCAGCACGATCCTGCTGACGATGTACGACGGTCGCACCAAGCTTGCCGACCAGGTGACCAGCGAGGTGCGCGGCCACTTCGGCGACACCGTGCTCAAGACCGTGATCCCCCGCAGCGTGAAGGTGTCCGAGGCACCGGGCTACGGGCAGACCATCCTGGCCTACGATCCGGGCTCACGAGGCGCGATGAGCTACCTCGACGCCGCTCGGGAGATCGCGGTCTACGGCTCGGAGATGGGGTTGGCATGA